One Epinephelus lanceolatus isolate andai-2023 chromosome 17, ASM4190304v1, whole genome shotgun sequence genomic window carries:
- the polr1b gene encoding DNA-directed RNA polymerase I subunit RPA2, with product MDPSEKWSNLPKAPSLRNLTEGRFGVLTERQHAAVQDLTKAHIESFDQAVTDGLSRVVQAIPPLEFTFKNDRISLSFVEATIYNPVVAKGNICRDMKVFPAECRGRKCTYKGKLVADVSWSINGVPKGIIKQSMGHVPIMVKSKLCNLHGMSPKELVEHHEEAEEMGGYFIVNGNEKVVRMLIMPRRNYPIAMSRPKWKSRGQGYTQYGISMRCVREEHTAVNMNLHYLENGTVMLNFIYQKELFFLPLGFALKALVDFTDFQIYQELIKGREDNSFYKSCASEMLRIVAEEGCITRSKVLNYLGERFRVKMNLPEWYTNEQCANFLLDECICIHLKSDMEKFYLLCLMTRKLFTFAKEECMEENPDSIMCQEVLTPGQLYLMFMKERMSAWLTSVKLSFDKRGSRLSGGWTAENVMKIFNMGTDLTKPFEYLLATGNLSSKSGLGMLQNTGLCVVADKLNFIRYLSHFRCVHRGAAFAKMRTTSVRKLLPESWGFLCPVHTPDGEPCGLMNHMTAICEIVAPTMPTTSLPALLCSLGVTPVDGSPGQAFSDCYPVVLDGAVVGWVETELAPVVVDSLRRFKVLKEKKIPPWTEIVLVPKTGKASLYPGLFLFTAPCRMMRPVRNLALGKQELIGTFEQLYINVGILENEIESGVTTHQELFPHSMLSVVASFIPYSDHNQSPRNMYQCQMSKQTMGFPLHSFMNRSDNKLYRLQTPQSPMVRPCMYDHYNLDNYPSGTNAIVAVISYTGYDMEDAMIVNKSSWERGFAHGSIYKTELVDLAEKVRGEDSVVFGTKPGDPKINERLDADGLPFIGSTLKYGDPFYSYINLNTGQTFVNYYKSQEACVVDNIKICSNDNGSGRFKRVCITMRVPRNPTIGDKFASRHGQKGILSRLWPAEDMPFTESGMAPDILFNPHGFPSRMTIGMLIESMAGKSGALHGLSHDATPFTFSEENSALEYFGELLRAGGYNYYGTERLYSGVSGLELEADIFIGVVYYQRLRHMVSDKFQVRTTGARDKVTNQPVGGRNIQGGIRFGEMERDALLAHGSSFLLHDRLFNCSDRSVAQVCVDCGSLLSPLLEKPPPYWSAMRHRKTVCALCGKSDSIDSVSVPYVFRYFVAELAAMNIKVKLDVK from the exons ATGGACCCTTCAGAAAAGTGGAGTAATTTGCCCAAAGCTCCGAGTCTGAGGAATCTGACAGAGGGAAGGTTTGGTGTCCTGACGGAACGTCAACATGCTGCTGTGCAGGATCTGACCAAAGCTCACATCGAGTCCTTTGACCAGGCTGTCACTGACGGACTCAGCCGCGTCGTGCAG GCCATCCCTCCCTTGGAGTTCACATTCAAAAATGACAGGATCAGCCTTTCCTTCGTCGAAGCCACCATCTACAACCCAGTGGTGGCCAAAGGGAACATCTGCAGGGACATGAAAGTGTTTCCAGCAGAGTGCAGAGGAAGAAAGTGTACATACAAAGGAAAGCTGGTG GCAGATGTCAGCTGGTCAATCAACGGAGTTCCCAAAGGCATCATCAAGCAGTCCATGGGTCACGTGCCAATCATGGTGAAGTCCAAGCTGTGTAACCTGCACGGCATGTCCCCCAAAGAACTCGTAGAGCACCATGAAGAAGCAGAG GAAATGGGAGGTTATTTCATAGTGAATGGAAATGAGAAAGTTGTCCGCATGCTGATTATGCCACGGAGGAATTATCCCATCGCCATGTCAAGACCCAAGTGGAAGAGCAGAGGCCAGGGATACACTCAGTATG GTATTTCCATGCGTTGCGTGAGGGAGGAACACACAGCCGTCAACATGAACCTGCATTATCTGGAAAACGGGACGGTGATGCTGAACTTTATTTACCAGAAAGAGCTCTTCTTCCTCCCACTTGGCTTTGCACTCAAG GCCCTCGTAGACTTCACAGACTTTCAGATCTACCAGGAGCTGATCAAAGGCCGTGAGGACAATTCCTTCTATAAGAGCTGTGCGTCTGAAATGTTGCGCATTGTTGCGGAGGAGGGCTGCATCACCCGCAGCAAGGTGCTAAATTACCTGGGAGAGCGCTTCAGGGTTAAGATGAACCTTCCTGAGTGGTACACAAACGAGCAGTGCGCCAACTTCCTGCTAGA TGAGTGCATCTGTATCCACCTGAAGTCAGACATGGAGAAGTTCTACCTGCTGTGTCTCATGACCAGGAAGCTTTTCACGTTTGCCAAGGAGGAGTGCATGGAGGAAAACCCTGACAGCATCATGTGTCAGGAAGTGCTCACTCCCGGTCAGCTCTACCTCATGTTTATGAAG GAGAGAATGTCCGCCTGGTTGACGTCTGTGAAGCTGTCCTTTGACAAGAGAGGCAGCAGACTGAGTGGAGGATGGACGGCTGAGAACGTGATGAAGATATTCAACATGGGCACTGACCTGACCAAACCCTTTGAATATCTGCTGGCCACTGGGAACCTCAGCTCTAAGTCTG GTCTTGGAATGCTGCAGAACACAGGCCTGTGTGTGGTAGCTGACAAGCTCAACTTCATCCGCTACCTGTCCCACTTCCGCTGTGTGCACAGAGGAGCAGCGTTCGCCAAGATGAGGACCACCTCTGTTCGTAAGCTGCTGCCTGAGTCCTGGGGCTTCCTGTGTCCCGTCCACACTCCAGATGGAGAGCCGTGTGGACTCATGAACCACATGACAGCCATCTGTGAGATTGTGGCACCAACCATGCCCACCACCTCCctgcctgctctgctctgttcccTCG GTGTTACTCCAGTGGATGGATCTCCTGGCCAGGCCTTTTCAGACTGCTACCCTGTGGTCCTGGATGGGGCCGTCGTAGGCTGGGTGGAGACTGAATTAGCCCCAGTTGTGGTCGACTCACTGCGGAGGTTTAAG GTGCTGAAAGAGAAGAAGATCCCTCCCTGGACTGAGATTGTTCTGGTGCCAAAAACAGGCAAGGCCAGCTTGTACCCAGGCCTGTTCCTCTTCACAGCACCCTGCCGTATGATGCGGCCCGTACGCAACTTAGCTCTTGGCAAGCAAGAGTTGATTGGCACCTTTGAACAA CTTTACATCAACGTGGGCATCTTGGAGAATGAGATCGAGTCAGGTGTGACCACACACCAGGAGCTCTTCCCGCACAGTATGCTCAGCGTGGTGGCTAGCTTCATTCCTTACTCAGACCACAACCAGAGTCCTAGGAACATGTACCAGTGTCAGATGA GTAAGCAGACTATGGGTTTCCCCCTGCACTCATTCATGAATCGCTCGGATAACAAGCTGTACCGACTCCAGACCCCACAGAGCCCCATGGTCAGGCCCTGCATGTATGACCATTACAACCTGGACAACTACCCCAGTGGCACAAACGCCATAGTGGCCGTCATATCCTACACAGGCTACGACATGGAGGATGCCATG ATTGTGAACAAGTCGTCATGGGAGAGGGGCTTTGCACACGGAAGTATCTATAAGACTGAGCTGGTGGACCTGGCAGAGAAAGTGAGGGGAGAAGACAGCGTGGTGTTTGGGACCAAGCCAGGTGAccctaaaataaatgaaagactGGACGCTGATGGACTGCCATTCATTGGGTCGACACTGAAGTATGGAGACCCCTTTTACAGCTACATCAACCTAAACACTGGCCAGACCTTTGTCAACTACTACAA GAGCCAAGAGGCCTGTGTGGTCGACAATATAAAGATCTGCAGCAATGACAATGGCTCGGGCCGTTTTAAACGTGTCTGCATCACAATGCGAGTGCCACGAAACCCCACCATTGGTGACAAGTTCGCTAGTCGCCACGGTCAGAAGGGTATTCTGAGCCGCCTGTGGCCGGCCGAGGACATGCCCTTCACAGAGAGCGGCATGGCTCCCGACATCCTCTTCAACCCCCACGGCTTCCCCTCCCGTATGACCATAGGGATGCTGATTGAGAGCATGGCCGGCAAGTCTGGCGCCCTGCACGGCCTGAGCCACGACGCCACACCCTTCACCTTCTCAGAAGAGAACTCCGCACTGGAGTATTTTGGCGAATTGCTCCGGGCAGGTGGATACAATTACTATGGCACAGAGCGGCTCTACAGCGGAGTGAGTGGTCTGGAGCTAGAGGCCGACATCTTCATCGGAGTCGTCTACTACCAGCGGCTACGTCACATGGTCTCCGACAAGTTCCAGGTGAGGACCACGGGAGCACGTGACAAGGTGACCAACCAGCCAGTGGGAGGGAGGAACATCCAGGGAGGCATCCGTTTTGGGGAGATGGAGCGAGACGCCCTGCTGGCCCATGGCTCTTCATTCCTGCTTCATGATCGCCTCTTCAACTGCTCAGACCGATCAGTGGCTCAGGTGTGTGTCGACTGTGGCAGCCTGCTTTCCCCTCTGTTGGAGAAACCGCCACCCTACTGGTCGGCCATGCGTCATCGTAAGACTGTCTGCGCTCTGTGTGGTAAAAGTGACTCTATTGACTCGGTGTCTGTCCCGTACGTCTTCCGCTACTTTGTAGCCGAGCTCGCAGCAATGAACATCAAAGTCAAATTAGATGTTAAGTGA
- the nanp gene encoding N-acylneuraminate-9-phosphatase, which yields MNEQCASAMEEKAVKAILFDMDNTLIETSRANGVAIQKTSELLKTTLALDDNTISSICDKFKQKLYHESFDPSAGRTIDEVRVGHWEESIQEAVGSCSPPSLGAQCYYLWKNSRLEFLCLSPEICNLLRQLRSRYKLLLLTNGETQTQREKIKAVRCEEFFDAIVVGGEYAEQKPFVSIFTMCFNMLQVKAQDCIVVGDSLDTDIEGGFNAKVRATVWISSAGGAVPDGSVKPDYTIPTVLDLPDILQQLK from the exons ATGAATGAACAATGTGCTTCAGCAATGGAGGAGAAAGCTGTGAAGGCTATTTTGTTTGACATGGACAACACGCTCATAGAAACAAGTCGGGCAAATGGAGTGGCGATACAAAAG ACCAGTGAACTTTTGAAGACCACACTGGCCCTTGATGACAACACCATCAGCAGCATTTGTGACAAGTTCAAGCAAAAGCTATATCATGAGAGCTTTGACCCCTCAGCAGGCAGAACCATTGATGAGGTGCGTGTGGGTCACTGGGAGGAGAGCATCCAGGAGGCTGTTGGCAGCTGTTCTCCACCCTCGTTGGGAGCTCAGTGCTACTACCTGTGGAAAAATAGTCGCTTGGagtttctctgtctgtcccctgaAATATGCAACCTCCTGAGACAGCTGCGCAGCAGATACAAGCTGTTGCTGCTGACAAACGGGGAAACTCAGACtcagagagagaaaattaaagCAGTCAGGTGTGAGGAGTTCTTCGATGCCATCGTGGTCGGAGGAGAATATGCAGAGCAGAAACCATTCGTCTCCATCTTCACAATGTGTTTCAACATGCTGCAAGTGAAGGCCCAGGACTGTATTGTGGTAGGGGACTCTCTGGACACAGATATCGAGGGGGGCTTTAATGCCAAAGTACGAGCGACAGTTTGGATCAGTAGTGCAGGAGGTGCTGTGCCAGATGGTTCAGTGAAACCAGATTACACTATCCCAACTGTGTTGGACCTGCCAGATATTCTGCAACAACTGAAATAG